Proteins from a single region of Ischnura elegans chromosome 2, ioIscEleg1.1, whole genome shotgun sequence:
- the LOC124174017 gene encoding uncharacterized protein LOC124174017 — translation MSRRQSGEMASTSEVNHGLSDNVAEGGTNYRAPSNLIFDGKFFQIVSQSEKYISAQCQLCLPVNKVVKGVVGSTSNFTRHLKLVHNALQSYNKYKSQKNAKRTGEIQQKKITNNFVSSKCMRVKINNEMLNKDIMHYIIHSMKPVRTVEDENFMRMFQHIDPSVQIMSRRTMGRKLNPMFENVNQNLARKFTEIQFMTCTADIWFTKH, via the exons ATGTCAAGAAGGCAGTCTGGAGAAATGGCCAGTACCA GTGAGGTAAATCATGGTCTTAGTGATAACGTTGCTGAAGGTGGTACTAATTACCGTGCCCcatcgaatttaatttttgatggaaaatttttccaaattgtaaGTCAATCTGAGAAATATATTTCTGCCCAATGTCAGCTTTGCTTGCCAGTAAACAAAGTGGTTAAAGGAGTGGTAGGCAGCACTTCAAATTTTACTCGGCATCTTAAA TTGGTTCACAACGCATTACAAAGTTATAACAAATATAAATCACAGAAGAATGCCAAACGGACTGGTGAAATTCAGCAGAAGAAAATTACTAACAACTTTGTTTCTTCCAAATGCATGAGAGtgaaaatcaataatgaaatgcTGAACAAAGATATAATGCACTACATTATTCATAGCATGAAGCCTGTCCGCACTgtggaagatgaaaattttatgcgaatGTTTCAAC ATATTGATCCTTCGGTTCAGATCATGTCAAGGAGAACAATGGGTCGAAAATTAAACCCCATGTTTGaaaatgtaaaccaaaatttGGCACGCAAATTCACAGAAATTCAATTTATGACTTGTACTGCAGATATTTGGTTCACGAAACATTGA